One window of Triticum dicoccoides isolate Atlit2015 ecotype Zavitan chromosome 5A, WEW_v2.0, whole genome shotgun sequence genomic DNA carries:
- the LOC119297708 gene encoding transcription factor MYC2-like: MDELLSPYSPFFPSSPPSLFSTAEVHHHQAFELASCEVPEQWLVRDTVVPAKSEDGDYVWPAGSSSVSPDSELPGESLQASTTKRRGRKPGPRPEGPTLSHVEAERQRRDKLNRLFCELRAAVPRVSRMDKASLLADAVAYITDLRSCVARLEEEGRQAAAARWEASNASASSSWGGHAGASLHHLTGEDVVEVRMVGKDAAAVRVMSSGQGPHAPARLMSALRSLELQVQHACVNRVEGVTVQDVVVDVPAALQDNDGDGVLRSALLQRLRYNA; encoded by the coding sequence ATGGACGAGCTTCTATCCCCGTACTCCCCTTTCTTCCCGTCATCGCCGCCTTCTCTGTTCTCCACCGCCGAGGTGCACCACCACCAGGCCTTCGAGCTCGCCTCCTGCGAGGTCCCCGAGCAATGGCTGGTCCGCGACACCGTCGTGCCGGCCAAGAGCGAGGACGGAGATTACGTGTGGCCTGCTGGGAGCTCCTCGGTGTCCCCCGACTCCGAGTTGCCGGGGGAGAGCCTGCAGGCATCGACGACGAAGCGGCGTGGGCGGAAGCCCGGGCCGCGGCCTGAGGGGCCCACCCTCAGCCACGTGGAGGCCGAGAGGCAGCGCCGCGACAAGCTGAATCGCCTGTTCTGCGAGCTGCGCGCCGCCGTGCCCAGGGTGTCCCGCATGGACAAGGCTTCCCTCCTCGCCGACGCCGTAGCTTACATCACCGACCTGCGGTCCTGCGTCGCGCGGCTCGAGGAAGAGGGCCGGCAGGCGGCCGCCGCGAGGTGGGAGGCGTCGAACGCGTCCGCTTCTTCGTCCTGGGGCGGCCACGCCGGGGCCTCCCTGCACCACTTGACCGGCGAGGATGTGGTCGAGGTGCGGATGGTGGGGAAGGACGCGGCGGCAGTGCGCGTGATGAGCTCGGGACAAGGCCCACACGCGCCGGCGCGGCTGATGAGTGCGCTCAGGTCGCTAGAGCTGCAGGTGCAACACGCGTGCGTCAACCGCGTGGAGGGCGTGACCGTGCAGGACGTCGTCGTCGACGTGCCCGCTGCCCTACAGGACAACGACGGCGACGGCGTCCTCCGGTCCGCGCTGCTCCAGAGGCTACGTTACAACGCGTAG